A single region of the Salarchaeum japonicum genome encodes:
- a CDS encoding ribonuclease P protein component 1, with protein sequence MLTPETLPRHELVGLHAEVVDSTDPSRVGIAGRIVDETMRTLLIREGEPEGSSGVKRVPKVGTTLEVRLTDEPAAAPKAAGTASKPASGDPHSETQTTGNGAAYVTVDGVVLLSRPALRTEKGVNSQWR encoded by the coding sequence ATGCTCACGCCGGAGACCCTCCCGCGGCACGAACTCGTCGGCCTCCACGCGGAGGTCGTCGATTCGACCGACCCCTCGCGGGTCGGTATCGCGGGCCGCATCGTCGACGAGACGATGCGAACCCTCCTCATACGCGAGGGGGAACCCGAAGGTTCTTCAGGCGTGAAGCGCGTTCCAAAGGTAGGAACGACGTTAGAGGTCAGACTCACAGATGAACCCGCAGCCGCCCCGAAGGCGGCTGGGACCGCGTCGAAACCCGCCAGTGGCGATCCACATTCGGAGACCCAAACTACGGGCAACGGCGCGGCCTACGTTACGGTGGATGGAGTCGTTCTGCTCTCACGACCCGCGCTGCGAACAGAGAAAGGAGTCAATTCACAATGGCGATAG
- the rplX gene encoding 50S ribosomal protein L24 → MSEQPRKQRTRSERASLHERQKQVRAHLAEDLREEYGQRHVRVNVGDTVEVQRGDFAGTEGEVTNVDLREASVYVEDVTVDAADGEDVPRPLDASNLVVTELDLEDDVRAERIEGDNE, encoded by the coding sequence ATGTCTGAGCAACCACGCAAACAGCGAACTCGATCGGAGCGCGCGAGCCTCCACGAGCGACAGAAGCAGGTTCGCGCTCACCTCGCGGAAGACCTCCGAGAGGAGTACGGTCAGCGTCACGTTCGCGTGAACGTCGGCGACACCGTCGAGGTGCAGCGCGGCGACTTCGCCGGTACGGAAGGCGAAGTCACGAACGTCGACCTTCGCGAGGCCTCCGTCTACGTGGAGGACGTGACGGTTGACGCCGCGGACGGCGAGGACGTGCCGCGTCCCCTGGACGCGAGCAACCTCGTCGTCACCGAGCTCGACCTGGAGGACGACGTGCGCGCAGAACGCATCGAAGGTGACAACGAATGA
- a CDS encoding MTH1187 family thiamine-binding protein, producing the protein MTVIALLSVAPVREGSMGEDVAKAVAALDDYDVSYETNPMGTVIEADDIDALLDAVGAAHKAVPGDRVSTFLKIDDKRGRDQRAREKVESVEDALGREARGERD; encoded by the coding sequence ATGACAGTTATCGCGCTGTTGAGCGTCGCACCGGTTCGGGAGGGTAGCATGGGCGAGGACGTGGCGAAGGCGGTGGCGGCGCTCGACGACTACGACGTGTCGTACGAGACGAACCCGATGGGGACGGTCATCGAGGCGGACGATATCGACGCGCTGCTGGACGCGGTCGGGGCGGCGCACAAGGCGGTGCCGGGCGACCGCGTGAGCACGTTCCTGAAGATAGACGACAAGCGGGGTCGCGACCAGCGCGCACGCGAGAAGGTCGAGTCCGTGGAGGACGCGCTGGGGCGGGAGGCGCGCGGGGAGCGGGACTGA
- a CDS encoding GTPBP1 family GTP-binding protein: MGLDQPLLDRAIEHGEEEGGNVEFKERLARDVHLADGRMESLAAQLRHRVLSGDGEALYVVGVTDDGGIAGISPDDFSESLDVLSLLAEEANAHIDDVVTRGTDDGGLVGVATVRDGGQLDGGDDHIIVGTAGHVDHGKSTLVGSLVTGRSDDGDGDTRSFLDVQPHEIERGLSADLSYAVYGFDAEGPLRVDNPNRKSDRAAVVESADRVVSFVDTVGHEPWLRTTIRGLVGQKIDYGLLTVAADDGPTKTTREHLGVLLATDLPTIVAITKTDLVSDDRVLEVEREVEKLLRNAGRSPLLVSRHGVAAAVDEIGDTVVPLVRTSAVTMDGLDTLDRLFEHLPKTGVEGDDFRMYVDRTYSVTGVGAVASGTVKSGTVEAGDELLLGPLSDGSFTEVEVRSIEMHYHRVDRAEAGRIVGIALKGVREADIERGMVLLPRDADPAPVREFDADVMVLNHPTRIDAGYEPVVHLETVSEAVRVEPTDGQLLPGDSGSARIRFKFRPYLVEEGQRFVFREGSSKGVGTVTSVR; encoded by the coding sequence ATGGGTCTCGACCAGCCCCTCCTCGACCGTGCAATCGAGCACGGCGAGGAGGAGGGCGGCAACGTCGAGTTCAAGGAACGCCTCGCGCGCGACGTGCACCTCGCCGACGGCCGGATGGAGAGCCTCGCCGCGCAACTCCGCCATCGCGTCCTCTCCGGCGACGGGGAAGCCCTCTACGTCGTCGGCGTCACGGACGACGGCGGCATCGCCGGCATCTCCCCAGACGACTTCTCCGAGTCGCTCGACGTGCTCAGCCTCCTCGCCGAGGAGGCGAACGCCCACATCGACGACGTGGTGACGCGCGGCACCGACGACGGCGGCCTCGTCGGCGTCGCAACCGTCCGGGACGGCGGCCAGCTCGACGGCGGCGACGACCACATCATCGTCGGCACCGCCGGCCACGTCGACCACGGGAAGTCCACGCTCGTCGGCAGTCTCGTCACGGGCCGTTCCGACGACGGCGACGGCGACACCCGGAGTTTCCTCGACGTGCAACCCCACGAGATAGAGCGCGGGCTGTCCGCCGACCTCTCCTACGCGGTCTACGGGTTCGACGCCGAGGGCCCGCTTCGCGTGGACAACCCGAACCGGAAGTCCGACCGCGCGGCCGTCGTCGAATCGGCCGACCGCGTCGTCTCCTTCGTGGACACCGTCGGCCACGAGCCGTGGCTCCGCACGACGATTCGCGGACTGGTCGGGCAGAAGATAGACTACGGCCTCCTCACGGTCGCGGCGGACGACGGCCCGACGAAGACCACCCGCGAACACCTCGGCGTCCTGCTCGCCACCGACCTCCCGACCATCGTCGCCATCACGAAGACCGACCTCGTGAGCGACGACCGCGTCCTCGAAGTGGAGCGCGAGGTCGAGAAACTCCTCCGGAACGCCGGCCGCAGCCCCCTCCTCGTCTCGCGCCACGGCGTCGCCGCCGCCGTGGACGAAATCGGGGACACGGTCGTCCCGCTCGTCCGCACGAGCGCGGTGACGATGGACGGTCTCGACACCCTCGACCGCCTGTTCGAACACCTCCCGAAGACCGGGGTGGAGGGCGACGACTTCCGGATGTACGTCGACCGCACGTACAGCGTCACCGGCGTCGGCGCGGTCGCCTCCGGCACGGTGAAGTCGGGCACCGTCGAGGCCGGAGACGAACTCCTCCTCGGCCCCCTCTCCGACGGTTCCTTCACCGAGGTGGAGGTGCGGAGCATCGAGATGCACTACCACCGCGTCGACCGCGCGGAGGCCGGCCGCATCGTCGGCATCGCGCTGAAGGGCGTGCGCGAAGCCGACATCGAGCGCGGGATGGTGCTCCTGCCGCGGGACGCCGACCCCGCGCCCGTACGGGAGTTCGACGCGGACGTGATGGTGCTCAACCACCCGACCCGCATCGACGCCGGCTACGAGCCGGTCGTCCACCTCGAAACCGTCAGCGAAGCCGTCCGGGTCGAACCGACGGACGGCCAACTCCTCCCCGGCGACTCCGGGAGCGCGCGCATCCGGTTCAAGTTCCGGCCGTACCTCGTGGAGGAGGGCCAGCGGTTCGTCTTCCGCGAGGGGTCGAGTAAGGGCGTCGGCACCGTCACGAGCGTCCGCTGA
- a CDS encoding 50S ribosomal protein L2, translating into MGRRIQGQRRGRGGSTFRAPSHRYKAELSHKKPESDVLSGEVVDVEHDPARSAPVARVEFDDGDQRLVLASEGVGVGDTLEVGVSAAVEPGNTLPLAEIPEGVPVCNVERQPGDGGKFARSSGVNADLITHERDAAVVQLPSGEIKRLSPDCRATIGVVAGGGRTEKPFVKAGNKHHKMKSRGTKWPRVRGVAMNAVDHPFGGGGRQHPGRPKSVSRDAPPGRKVGDIASKRTGRGGN; encoded by the coding sequence ATGGGACGAAGGATTCAGGGTCAGCGACGCGGGCGCGGCGGTTCGACCTTCCGCGCGCCGTCGCACCGATACAAGGCTGAACTGTCGCACAAGAAACCCGAGAGCGACGTGCTGTCCGGCGAGGTCGTCGACGTCGAGCACGACCCCGCGCGCAGCGCGCCGGTCGCCCGCGTCGAGTTCGACGACGGCGACCAGCGACTCGTCCTCGCCAGCGAGGGCGTGGGCGTCGGTGACACCCTCGAAGTCGGTGTCTCCGCGGCCGTCGAACCCGGGAACACGCTCCCGCTCGCCGAAATCCCCGAAGGGGTTCCGGTGTGCAACGTCGAGCGTCAGCCCGGCGACGGCGGGAAGTTCGCGCGTTCCAGCGGCGTGAACGCCGACCTCATCACGCACGAGCGTGACGCTGCGGTCGTCCAGCTTCCGAGCGGCGAAATCAAGCGGCTCTCCCCCGACTGCCGCGCCACCATCGGCGTGGTCGCCGGCGGCGGCCGCACCGAGAAGCCGTTCGTGAAAGCGGGGAACAAGCACCACAAGATGAAGTCGCGCGGCACGAAGTGGCCGCGCGTCCGCGGTGTCGCGATGAACGCCGTCGACCACCCGTTCGGTGGCGGTGGCCGCCAGCACCCCGGTCGTCCGAAGTCCGTCTCGCGGGACGCCCCGCCGGGCCGGAAGGTCGGGGACATCGCGTCGAAACGCACCGGCCGAGGAGGCAACTAA
- a CDS encoding 50S ribosomal protein L14, with protein sequence MEAIKADVTQGLEKGSLVTCADNTGARELKITSVAGYQGTKNRHPKAGVGDKVTVSVTKGTPEMRRQVLEAVIVRQRKSIRRPDGQRVKFEDNAAVIIDDMEEPRGTEIKGPITREVAERWGSIASTATMIV encoded by the coding sequence ATGGAAGCCATCAAGGCAGACGTCACGCAGGGTCTGGAGAAAGGCTCGCTCGTCACGTGCGCGGACAACACGGGCGCGCGAGAACTCAAGATCACGAGCGTCGCCGGCTACCAGGGGACGAAGAACCGTCACCCGAAAGCCGGCGTCGGTGACAAGGTCACCGTCTCCGTCACGAAGGGGACGCCCGAGATGCGCCGTCAGGTTCTCGAAGCCGTCATCGTGCGGCAGCGCAAGTCCATCCGTCGTCCGGACGGACAGCGCGTGAAGTTCGAGGACAACGCGGCCGTCATCATCGACGACATGGAAGAACCCCGCGGAACCGAAATCAAGGGTCCGATTACGCGCGAGGTCGCGGAGCGCTGGGGAAGCATCGCAAGCACCGCGACGATGATCGTATAG
- the rpmC gene encoding 50S ribosomal protein L29 — protein MAILHVEEIRDMTPAEREAELDELETELLNAKAVQAAGGAPENPGRISELKKTIARIKTIQNEDE, from the coding sequence ATGGCTATCCTCCACGTCGAAGAAATCCGTGACATGACGCCCGCGGAGCGCGAGGCCGAACTCGACGAGCTCGAAACCGAGCTCCTCAACGCGAAGGCCGTGCAGGCCGCGGGTGGCGCGCCGGAGAACCCGGGGCGCATCAGCGAACTGAAGAAGACGATCGCGCGGATCAAAACGATCCAGAACGAAGACGAATAG
- a CDS encoding 30S ribosomal protein S17, with amino-acid sequence MAIGLNVSEPDGTCADESCPFHGNLSVRGQVIEGEVASTAMDKTVVVEREYDVFVPKYDRYMKRRSRVSVHAPDCFDLTEGDTVRIAETRPLSKTKSHVVVELVEGEE; translated from the coding sequence ATGGCGATAGGACTGAACGTATCCGAGCCCGACGGCACCTGCGCTGACGAGAGCTGTCCGTTCCACGGAAACCTTTCCGTGCGCGGTCAGGTCATCGAAGGCGAGGTCGCTAGTACGGCCATGGACAAGACCGTCGTCGTCGAGCGCGAATACGACGTATTCGTGCCGAAGTACGACCGGTACATGAAGCGACGCTCCCGCGTCAGTGTTCACGCACCGGACTGCTTCGACCTCACGGAAGGCGACACGGTTCGTATAGCTGAAACCCGACCGCTCTCGAAGACCAAATCTCACGTGGTCGTCGAACTCGTGGAGGGTGAAGAATAA
- a CDS encoding 50S ribosomal protein L22, protein MGINYSVDTDPETTAKAMLREEPISLKHSKAISKAIKGKTASEAEDFLDAVIAEEQSVPFKQHNSGVGHRSDIDGWDAGRYPEKASKAFLRLIGNAKNNADQQGFDADTMVVSHVAPHKVGETQGRKPRAMGRATAWNTPEVDVELVLEEVSE, encoded by the coding sequence ATGGGTATCAACTACAGCGTCGACACGGACCCGGAAACCACCGCGAAAGCGATGCTCCGCGAGGAGCCGATCAGCCTGAAGCACTCGAAGGCCATCTCGAAGGCTATCAAGGGCAAGACGGCGAGCGAGGCCGAAGACTTCCTCGACGCCGTCATCGCGGAAGAACAGTCCGTGCCGTTCAAGCAGCACAACAGCGGCGTCGGTCACCGAAGCGACATCGACGGCTGGGACGCCGGTCGCTACCCGGAGAAGGCGTCGAAGGCGTTCCTCCGCCTCATCGGGAACGCGAAGAACAACGCCGACCAGCAGGGGTTCGACGCGGACACGATGGTCGTCTCCCACGTCGCCCCGCACAAGGTCGGGGAGACGCAGGGCCGCAAGCCCCGCGCGATGGGGCGTGCGACCGCGTGGAACACGCCCGAGGTCGACGTCGAACTCGTCCTCGAAGAGGTGAGTGAATAA
- a CDS encoding 30S ribosomal protein S3 → MADEVEFIEQGIQRSQIDEFFGEELARAGYGGMELAPTPMGIQIVLKAEKPGMVIGKGGKNIRKITTELEERFDLEDPQIDVQEVDEPDLNAQIVADRLANALERGWYFRKAGHTTIDRIMESGALGAEIVLSGKVTGARSRVEKFNRGYIKHNGEPAEEIVDHGQGVAVMKLGTIGVNVKIIPPNAELPDDFEIAEDADIEDLVVDEEDLDGESVEELLEGEPEDDELGGPEGEAPGEDAVTDALDDVAEEEIVEEEFEAEEGASPTSPPDSEESIEEELDELAADVEADAEDVDEEDFDDLEAGVEEEAEELLEEMDEEDEEGEE, encoded by the coding sequence ATGGCAGACGAAGTCGAATTCATCGAACAGGGCATCCAGCGCTCCCAGATCGACGAGTTCTTCGGCGAAGAACTCGCGCGCGCTGGCTACGGTGGTATGGAACTCGCGCCCACCCCGATGGGAATCCAGATCGTCCTCAAGGCCGAGAAGCCCGGGATGGTCATCGGGAAGGGCGGGAAGAACATCCGGAAGATCACGACGGAACTCGAGGAGCGATTCGACCTCGAAGACCCGCAGATCGACGTGCAGGAGGTCGACGAACCCGACCTGAACGCGCAGATCGTCGCGGACCGTCTCGCCAACGCGCTCGAACGCGGCTGGTACTTCCGGAAGGCCGGTCACACGACCATCGACCGCATCATGGAGTCCGGCGCGCTCGGCGCCGAAATCGTCCTGAGCGGGAAGGTCACGGGTGCCCGGAGCCGCGTCGAGAAGTTCAACCGCGGCTACATCAAGCACAACGGCGAACCCGCAGAGGAAATCGTCGACCACGGCCAGGGTGTCGCGGTCATGAAGCTCGGCACCATCGGCGTGAACGTGAAGATCATTCCGCCGAACGCCGAACTCCCCGACGACTTCGAAATCGCGGAGGACGCCGACATCGAAGACCTCGTCGTGGACGAAGAAGACCTCGACGGCGAGAGCGTCGAGGAACTCCTCGAAGGCGAACCCGAGGACGACGAACTCGGCGGCCCCGAGGGCGAAGCGCCCGGCGAGGACGCCGTCACCGACGCCCTCGACGACGTCGCGGAAGAAGAGATCGTCGAGGAAGAGTTCGAGGCCGAGGAGGGCGCGAGCCCGACCTCCCCGCCGGACTCCGAGGAGTCCATCGAGGAGGAACTCGACGAACTCGCGGCTGATGTCGAAGCCGACGCCGAGGACGTCGACGAGGAAGACTTCGACGACCTCGAAGCCGGCGTCGAGGAGGAAGCGGAAGAACTCCTCGAAGAGATGGACGAAGAAGACGAGGAGGGTGAGGAATAA
- a CDS encoding 50S ribosomal protein L23: MSGIIDYPLVTEKAMNDMDFDNKLQFVVDVDATKPDVREEVEEQYDVTVESVNTQVTMDGTKKAIVRLSEEDDAQDVASRIGVF; this comes from the coding sequence ATGAGCGGCATCATCGACTACCCCCTCGTCACGGAGAAGGCGATGAACGACATGGACTTCGACAACAAGCTCCAGTTCGTCGTGGACGTCGATGCGACCAAGCCCGACGTTCGCGAGGAAGTCGAGGAGCAGTACGACGTGACCGTCGAGTCCGTCAACACGCAGGTGACGATGGACGGCACGAAGAAAGCCATCGTCCGGCTCTCCGAGGAGGACGACGCGCAGGACGTCGCCTCCCGCATCGGGGTGTTCTAA
- a CDS encoding 30S ribosomal protein S19, translated as MSTEYRTGREGEFTYRGYDLDELQDMSLDEVAELLPARTRRSITRGLTDEQEKVVEKAREKSPEETANNPIRTHLRDLPVLPEFVGLTFSVYDGHEFERVEVEPEMIGHYLGEFQLTRSSVEHGQAGIGATRSSKFVPLK; from the coding sequence ATGAGTACGGAATACCGCACCGGCCGCGAGGGTGAGTTCACCTACCGCGGCTACGACCTCGACGAACTCCAGGACATGAGCCTGGACGAAGTCGCGGAACTGCTGCCCGCGCGTACGCGGCGAAGTATCACCCGTGGCCTGACCGACGAGCAGGAGAAGGTCGTCGAGAAGGCGCGCGAGAAGTCGCCGGAGGAGACCGCGAACAATCCGATTCGCACGCACCTCCGCGACCTCCCCGTCCTCCCGGAGTTCGTCGGCCTGACGTTCTCCGTCTACGACGGACACGAGTTCGAGCGCGTCGAAGTGGAGCCCGAGATGATCGGGCACTACCTCGGCGAGTTCCAGCTCACGCGCTCCTCGGTCGAGCACGGGCAGGCGGGTATCGGCGCGACCCGCTCCTCGAAGTTCGTGCCGCTCAAATAA
- the mch gene encoding methenyltetrahydromethanopterin cyclohydrolase: MESVNRMAIELADEALDFADELDIGAFDLENGATVLDFGVDFEGGMEAGLLLAELQTAGLATVQTRMDEVAGAAFPHVELTCDRPGLGLLCSQKAGWQLSLDGFEGLGSGPARALVADEAEFRALGYTDAFDLTVLAIESDSLPTEAVAERIAEEAGVNTDGVYLPVYATASLSGSVSAAARPAEMALFRLFEAGYDPQDVLSATGSAPVAPVAGDEEDAIARTTDSVVHGGQAHFTVREDSDAFDALPSTASEYDAPSSAVFADADWEMSEVAEGYFAPAQVTVNVVGGPTYALGDTREDVLAESFL, encoded by the coding sequence ATGGAGAGCGTCAATCGGATGGCCATCGAACTGGCGGACGAGGCCCTGGACTTCGCGGACGAACTCGACATCGGAGCGTTCGACCTGGAGAACGGCGCGACCGTCCTCGACTTCGGCGTGGACTTCGAGGGCGGGATGGAGGCCGGCCTGTTGCTCGCGGAACTCCAGACCGCGGGCCTGGCGACCGTACAGACGCGGATGGACGAGGTCGCGGGCGCGGCGTTCCCGCACGTCGAACTCACGTGCGACCGGCCCGGACTGGGACTGCTGTGCTCGCAGAAGGCGGGCTGGCAGCTCTCCCTCGACGGCTTCGAGGGGCTGGGGTCGGGGCCGGCGCGCGCGCTGGTGGCTGACGAGGCCGAGTTCCGCGCCCTCGGGTACACGGACGCGTTCGACCTCACCGTCCTCGCCATCGAGTCCGACAGCCTCCCGACGGAGGCGGTGGCGGAGCGCATCGCGGAGGAGGCGGGCGTGAACACGGACGGCGTCTACCTGCCCGTGTACGCGACGGCGAGCCTCTCGGGGAGCGTCTCCGCGGCCGCACGCCCGGCCGAGATGGCGCTGTTCCGGCTGTTCGAGGCGGGCTACGACCCCCAGGACGTGCTGTCTGCGACGGGGAGCGCGCCGGTCGCACCCGTCGCGGGCGACGAGGAGGACGCCATCGCGCGCACGACCGACAGCGTCGTCCACGGCGGCCAGGCGCACTTCACGGTGCGCGAGGACAGCGACGCCTTCGACGCCCTCCCCTCGACGGCGAGCGAGTACGACGCGCCCTCGTCCGCGGTGTTCGCGGACGCGGACTGGGAGATGAGCGAGGTCGCGGAGGGCTACTTCGCGCCCGCTCAGGTGACGGTGAACGTCGTCGGCGGGCCGACGTACGCGCTCGGCGACACCCGCGAGGACGTGCTCGCGGAGAGCTTCCTGTAG
- the rpl4p gene encoding 50S ribosomal protein L4 — MTQATVRGLDGEDAGTLDLPEVFETPYRPDLIKRAVLAAQANRKQSYGADEFAGLRTSAESPGSGRGMAHVPQTNGRAARVPFAVGGRRAHPPKAEKDHSLAVNDKERKAAVRSAIAATTDAETVAERGHAFDDDLELPLVVSDDFEDLVKTKEVVSFLEAVGAYEDVERADDGKTVRAGQGKLRGRKYREPTSVLFVTSSETGPSKAARNLAGVDVATAREVNAEDLAPGTEPGRLTVWTESAVEEVADR, encoded by the coding sequence ATGACACAGGCAACAGTACGCGGCCTGGACGGCGAGGACGCCGGCACGCTCGACCTCCCCGAGGTCTTCGAGACGCCGTACCGGCCGGACCTCATCAAGCGTGCGGTGCTCGCCGCCCAAGCCAACCGAAAGCAGTCGTATGGAGCGGACGAGTTCGCTGGACTGCGAACGTCCGCGGAGTCGCCCGGTAGCGGTCGCGGGATGGCGCACGTCCCCCAGACGAACGGACGCGCCGCCCGCGTCCCGTTCGCGGTCGGTGGGCGACGCGCACACCCGCCGAAGGCGGAGAAAGACCACTCGCTCGCGGTGAACGACAAGGAGCGGAAGGCGGCCGTCCGGAGCGCCATCGCGGCGACCACGGACGCCGAGACCGTCGCCGAGCGCGGCCACGCGTTCGACGACGACCTCGAACTCCCGCTCGTCGTCTCCGACGACTTCGAGGACCTCGTGAAGACCAAGGAGGTCGTGAGCTTCCTCGAAGCGGTCGGTGCCTACGAGGACGTCGAACGCGCGGACGACGGGAAGACGGTGCGGGCCGGCCAGGGGAAACTCCGCGGCCGCAAGTACCGCGAACCCACGTCCGTCCTGTTCGTCACGTCCAGCGAGACCGGGCCGTCGAAGGCGGCGCGGAACCTCGCGGGCGTTGACGTCGCGACCGCGCGCGAAGTGAACGCGGAAGACCTCGCGCCCGGCACGGAACCCGGACGGCTGACCGTCTGGACCGAGAGCGCGGTCGAGGAGGTGGCCGACCGATGA
- a CDS encoding putative RNA uridine N3 methyltransferase — translation MTVSVLVPSSLVREAEDKREATRKLGYVARAAAVFRADRLVVFDDPEGEKKWGGGFVETVLRYAATPPYLRKEAFGTRSELEYAGILPPLLVSAWTGSESSGSGSKRQGIVTQVGPEGRVRVNCGMQHPISLHAPPGMEVREGERVTIRVSSRRPVRAKLLDETPPGFQVVRSNLGDELDRPDAGYRVATSRHGTPLSASSLPDVTRRVHQDGLTVAFGAPARGLPPMLGVSESAVEEASADSATHAPGGFDTWLNVIPRQGSEVVRTEEALFAALSCLTLTE, via the coding sequence ATGACAGTCAGCGTACTCGTGCCGTCGTCCCTCGTCCGGGAAGCCGAAGACAAACGCGAGGCAACTCGCAAACTCGGCTACGTGGCCCGCGCGGCCGCGGTCTTCCGGGCTGACCGCCTCGTGGTCTTCGACGACCCCGAGGGGGAGAAGAAGTGGGGCGGCGGGTTCGTCGAAACCGTCCTCCGGTACGCCGCGACCCCGCCATACCTCCGAAAGGAGGCGTTCGGGACGCGGAGCGAACTGGAGTACGCTGGCATCCTGCCGCCGCTCCTCGTGTCGGCATGGACCGGCTCCGAATCGAGCGGTTCGGGGTCGAAACGACAGGGAATCGTGACCCAGGTCGGACCTGAAGGGCGCGTCCGGGTCAATTGCGGCATGCAACACCCGATCTCCCTCCACGCTCCTCCCGGTATGGAGGTGCGGGAGGGAGAGCGCGTGACCATCAGGGTCTCTTCGCGACGACCGGTCCGAGCGAAACTCCTCGACGAAACCCCGCCAGGGTTTCAGGTGGTTCGCTCGAACCTCGGCGACGAACTCGACCGTCCCGACGCGGGCTACCGCGTGGCGACATCACGGCACGGCACGCCGCTCTCGGCGTCGTCGCTGCCGGACGTCACGCGCCGCGTCCACCAGGACGGACTGACCGTCGCGTTCGGCGCGCCAGCTCGGGGCCTCCCCCCGATGCTCGGCGTGTCCGAATCGGCGGTCGAGGAGGCGTCCGCCGACTCAGCCACCCACGCCCCCGGTGGGTTCGACACCTGGCTCAACGTCATCCCGCGTCAGGGCAGCGAGGTCGTGCGAACGGAAGAAGCTCTGTTCGCCGCCCTCAGCTGTCTCACGCTCACGGAGTGA
- a CDS encoding 50S ribosomal protein L3: protein MPQPSRPRKGSMGYGPRKRAASEVPRFNSWPSDDGQPALQGFAGYKAGMTHVVTVDDKANSPTEGMEQSVPVTLVETPPMYAAAVRLYEDTPYGQKPLTEVWADDLHEDLDRVLSTPDEPGDEDELTQALEANDVADVRVITHTVPSDVASVPKKDPDVMETRVGGGSIQDRADFALSLLDDGSHELGDVFRAGEFMDVAGVTKGKGTQGPVKRWGVQKRKGKHARQGWRRRIGNLGPWNPSRVRSTVPQQGQTGYHQRTELNKRLLDFGDDAAADDINADGGFVNYGEVSGPYALVKGSLPGPDKRVLRFRPAVRPNESPRLDPEVRYVSNSSNQG, encoded by the coding sequence ATGCCACAACCAAGTCGACCACGAAAAGGCTCGATGGGCTACGGCCCCCGTAAGCGGGCAGCAAGTGAAGTGCCGCGCTTCAACAGCTGGCCGAGCGACGACGGGCAGCCGGCCCTGCAGGGCTTCGCCGGATACAAGGCAGGCATGACTCACGTCGTGACGGTTGACGACAAAGCCAACTCTCCCACGGAGGGTATGGAGCAGTCCGTCCCCGTCACGCTCGTTGAAACACCCCCGATGTACGCGGCCGCGGTGCGCCTCTACGAGGACACGCCGTACGGCCAGAAACCGCTCACAGAAGTGTGGGCGGACGACCTCCACGAGGACCTCGACCGCGTGCTCTCGACGCCGGACGAACCCGGCGACGAGGACGAACTCACGCAGGCGCTCGAAGCCAACGACGTGGCGGACGTGCGTGTCATCACGCACACCGTCCCGTCCGACGTTGCGAGCGTCCCGAAGAAAGACCCCGACGTGATGGAGACGCGCGTCGGCGGCGGCTCCATCCAGGATCGCGCCGACTTCGCGCTCTCCCTGCTCGACGACGGCAGTCACGAACTCGGCGACGTGTTCCGCGCCGGCGAGTTCATGGACGTCGCGGGCGTCACGAAGGGCAAGGGCACCCAGGGCCCCGTCAAGCGCTGGGGCGTCCAGAAGCGCAAGGGCAAGCACGCCCGCCAGGGATGGCGGCGTCGCATCGGTAATTTGGGCCCGTGGAACCCGAGCCGCGTTCGCTCGACGGTTCCCCAGCAGGGTCAGACCGGCTACCACCAGCGCACGGAACTCAACAAGCGCCTGCTCGACTTCGGCGACGACGCCGCGGCGGACGACATCAACGCCGACGGCGGATTCGTCAACTACGGCGAAGTCAGCGGGCCGTACGCCCTCGTGAAGGGGTCGCTCCCGGGCCCGGACAAGCGCGTGCTGCGCTTCCGTCCGGCCGTCCGGCCGAACGAATCACCGCGCCTCGACCCCGAGGTTCGGTACGTTTCCAATAGCTCGAACCAAGGATGA